Proteins found in one Bacillus subtilis subsp. subtilis str. 168 genomic segment:
- the yvjA gene encoding putative integral inner membrane protein (Evidence 3: Putative function from multiple computational evidences; PubMedId: 10473570, 15849754, 16850406; Product type m: membrane component), with protein MLSESIGRNGGYMMDVRNKTLWILRDYVYILIGAAITAVSFNVFLLPNKIAAGGVSGISTILQSYGFEAAYVQWIINIPLFIAGVILLGGKFGLKTLAGSVFLPLVVFLTRDIQPATHHELLAAIFGGVGIGIGIGIVYLGKGSTGGTALAAQIIHKYSGLSLGKCLAIIDGMIVVTAMIVFNIEQGLYAMLGVYVSSKTIDVVQVGFNRSKMALIITKQEQAVKEAVLQKIDRGVTKISAVGGYTDDDRPILMCVVGQTEFTKLKQIVKQIDESAFVIVADASEVLGEGFKRA; from the coding sequence ATGCTATCGGAGAGCATTGGAAGAAACGGAGGATATATGATGGACGTACGGAATAAAACATTGTGGATTTTGCGGGATTATGTATACATATTGATAGGAGCAGCGATTACGGCCGTGTCCTTTAATGTATTTTTGCTTCCGAATAAGATTGCCGCCGGCGGGGTCAGCGGGATCAGTACGATTTTACAATCATATGGTTTTGAAGCAGCGTATGTACAGTGGATTATTAATATCCCTTTATTTATTGCTGGCGTCATTTTGCTCGGCGGGAAATTTGGACTAAAGACGCTTGCAGGTTCTGTGTTTTTGCCGCTAGTAGTGTTTCTGACAAGGGATATTCAGCCCGCCACTCATCATGAACTCCTGGCGGCGATTTTTGGCGGTGTCGGGATAGGTATCGGAATTGGTATTGTGTACTTAGGGAAAGGTTCGACGGGAGGTACAGCCTTGGCTGCACAGATCATTCATAAGTACTCCGGTCTGTCATTGGGGAAGTGTCTCGCCATCATTGACGGAATGATCGTTGTTACGGCTATGATTGTATTTAATATTGAGCAAGGCTTATATGCCATGCTTGGCGTCTATGTGTCCAGCAAAACCATTGATGTTGTGCAAGTCGGCTTTAATCGTTCAAAAATGGCGCTCATCATTACAAAGCAGGAGCAGGCTGTCAAGGAGGCTGTCTTACAGAAGATTGACAGAGGCGTGACAAAAATTTCTGCAGTCGGCGGATATACTGACGATGACCGTCCGATTTTAATGTGCGTGGTTGGGCAAACTGAATTCACCAAATTGAAACAAATCGTCAAACAGATTGATGAGTCAGCTTTTGTAATTGTAGCAGACGCGAGCGAGGTGCTGGGCGAGGGTTTCAAACGCGCTTAA
- the prfB gene encoding peptide chain release factor 2 (Evidence 1a: Function from experimental evidences in the studied strain; PubMedId: 1408743, 9696765, 9882663; Product type f: factor) yields MELSEIRAELENMASRLADFRGSLDLESKEARIAELDEQMADPEFWNDQQKAQTVINEANGLKDYVNSYKKLNESHEELQMTHDLLKEEPDTDLQLELEKELKSLTKEFNEFELQLLLSEPYDKNNAILELHPGAGGTESQDWGSMLLRMYTRWGERRGFKVETLDYLPGDEAGIKSVTLLIKGHNAYGYLKAEKGVHRLVRISPFDSSGRRHTSFVSCEVMPEFNDEIDIDIRTEDIKVDTYRASGAGGQHVNTTDSAVRITHLPTNVVVTCQTERSQIKNRERAMKMLKAKLYQRRIEEQQAELDEIRGEQKEIGWGSQIRSYVFHPYSMVKDHRTNTEMGNVQAVMDGDIDTFIDAYLRSKLS; encoded by the exons ATGGAATTATCAGAAATTAGAGCAGAGCTCGAAAATATGGCTTCTCGTTTAGCGGACTTTAGGGGGTCTCTT GACCTCGAATCAAAGGAGGCCCGCATTGCTGAGCTAGATGAACAAATGGCTGATCCGGAATTCTGGAATGATCAGCAAAAAGCTCAAACGGTTATAAATGAAGCAAACGGTTTAAAGGATTATGTCAATTCGTATAAAAAATTGAATGAATCCCACGAAGAATTACAAATGACTCATGATCTTTTGAAAGAAGAGCCGGACACTGATCTCCAGCTTGAGCTTGAAAAAGAACTAAAGTCATTAACAAAAGAGTTCAATGAGTTTGAGCTTCAGCTTCTTCTCAGCGAGCCGTATGATAAAAATAACGCGATTTTAGAACTGCACCCTGGTGCTGGCGGTACAGAGTCACAGGACTGGGGCTCTATGCTTCTTAGAATGTATACAAGATGGGGAGAGCGCCGCGGCTTTAAAGTAGAGACTCTCGATTACCTTCCAGGTGACGAGGCGGGAATCAAGTCAGTGACATTGCTCATCAAAGGACACAACGCTTACGGGTATCTCAAAGCAGAAAAAGGTGTTCATCGTCTTGTGCGGATCTCACCATTTGATTCATCAGGCCGCCGCCACACATCTTTCGTTTCATGTGAAGTCATGCCTGAATTTAACGATGAAATTGATATTGATATTCGTACGGAGGATATTAAAGTTGACACGTACCGTGCAAGCGGCGCGGGCGGACAGCACGTCAATACGACGGATTCAGCCGTTCGGATTACTCACTTGCCGACGAACGTAGTTGTGACATGCCAAACGGAGCGCTCACAAATTAAAAACCGTGAAAGAGCCATGAAAATGCTGAAGGCCAAGCTGTATCAGCGCAGAATTGAAGAGCAGCAGGCAGAGCTGGATGAAATTCGCGGTGAACAAAAAGAAATCGGCTGGGGCAGCCAAATCCGTTCTTATGTATTCCATCCGTATTCCATGGTAAAAGACCATCGGACCAATACAGAAATGGGGAACGTTCAAGCTGTAATGGATGGTGACATTGATACGTTTATTGATGCCTACCTGCGTTCTAAGCTTTCATAA
- the secA gene encoding translocase binding subunit (ATPase) (Evidence 1a: Function from experimental evidences in the studied strain; PubMedId: 9880811, 10074074, 10481054, 10559168, 10713435, 11021932, 12682299, 14621992, 16243836, 18923516, 23167435, 24592260, 26607006, 27336478; Product type e: enzyme) — protein sequence MLGILNKMFDPTKRTLNRYEKIANDIDAIRGDYENLSDDALKHKTIEFKERLEKGATTDDLLVEAFAVVREASRRVTGMFPFKVQLMGGVALHDGNIAEMKTGEGKTLTSTLPVYLNALTGKGVHVVTVNEYLASRDAEQMGKIFEFLGLTVGLNLNSMSKDEKREAYAADITYSTNNELGFDYLRDNMVLYKEQMVQRPLHFAVIDEVDSILIDEARTPLIISGQAAKSTKLYVQANAFVRTLKAEKDYTYDIKTKAVQLTEEGMTKAEKAFGIDNLFDVKHVALNHHINQALKAHVAMQKDVDYVVEDGQVVIVDSFTGRLMKGRRYSEGLHQAIEAKEGLEIQNESMTLATITFQNYFRMYEKLAGMTGTAKTEEEEFRNIYNMQVVTIPTNRPVVRDDRPDLIYRTMEGKFKAVAEDVAQRYMTGQPVLVGTVAVETSELISKLLKNKGIPHQVLNAKNHEREAQIIEEAGQKGAVTIATNMAGRGTDIKLGEGVKELGGLAVVGTERHESRRIDNQLRGRSGRQGDPGITQFYLSMEDELMRRFGAERTMAMLDRFGMDDSTPIQSKMVSRAVESSQKRVEGNNFDSRKQLLQYDDVLRQQREVIYKQRFEVIDSENLREIVENMIKSSLERAIAAYTPREELPEEWKLDGLVDLINTTYLDEGALEKSDIFGKEPDEMLELIMDRIITKYNEKEEQFGKEQMREFEKVIVLRAVDSKWMDHIDAMDQLRQGIHLRAYAQTNPLREYQMEGFAMFEHMIESIEDEVAKFVMKAEIENNLEREEVVQGQTTAHQPQEGDDNKKAKKAPVRKVVDIGRNAPCHCGSGKKYKNCCGRTE from the coding sequence ATGCTTGGAATTTTAAATAAAATGTTTGATCCAACAAAACGTACGCTGAATAGATACGAAAAAATTGCTAACGATATTGATGCGATTCGCGGAGACTATGAAAATCTCTCTGACGACGCATTGAAACATAAAACAATTGAATTTAAAGAGCGTCTTGAAAAAGGGGCGACAACGGATGATCTTCTTGTTGAAGCTTTCGCTGTTGTTCGAGAAGCTTCACGCCGCGTAACAGGCATGTTTCCGTTTAAAGTCCAGCTCATGGGGGGCGTGGCGCTTCATGACGGAAATATAGCGGAAATGAAAACAGGGGAAGGGAAAACATTAACGTCTACCCTGCCTGTTTATTTAAATGCGTTAACCGGTAAAGGCGTACACGTCGTGACTGTCAACGAATACTTGGCAAGCCGTGACGCTGAGCAAATGGGGAAAATTTTCGAGTTTCTCGGTTTGACTGTCGGTTTGAATTTAAACTCAATGTCAAAAGACGAAAAACGGGAAGCTTATGCCGCTGATATTACTTACTCCACAAACAACGAGCTTGGCTTCGACTATTTGCGTGACAATATGGTTCTTTATAAAGAGCAGATGGTTCAGCGCCCGCTTCATTTTGCGGTAATAGATGAAGTTGACTCTATTTTAATTGATGAAGCAAGAACACCGCTTATCATTTCTGGACAAGCTGCAAAATCCACTAAGCTGTACGTACAGGCAAATGCTTTTGTCCGCACGTTAAAAGCGGAGAAGGATTACACGTACGATATCAAAACAAAAGCTGTACAGCTTACTGAAGAAGGAATGACGAAGGCGGAAAAAGCATTCGGCATCGATAACCTCTTTGATGTGAAGCATGTCGCGCTCAACCACCATATCAACCAGGCCTTAAAAGCTCACGTTGCGATGCAAAAGGACGTTGACTATGTAGTGGAAGACGGACAGGTTGTTATTGTTGATTCCTTCACGGGACGTCTGATGAAAGGCCGCCGCTACAGTGAGGGGCTTCACCAAGCGATTGAAGCAAAGGAAGGGCTTGAGATTCAAAACGAAAGCATGACCTTGGCGACGATTACGTTCCAAAACTACTTCCGAATGTACGAAAAACTTGCCGGTATGACGGGTACAGCTAAGACAGAGGAAGAAGAATTCCGCAACATCTACAACATGCAGGTTGTCACGATCCCTACCAACAGGCCTGTTGTCCGTGATGACCGCCCGGATTTAATTTACCGCACGATGGAAGGAAAGTTTAAGGCAGTTGCGGAGGATGTCGCACAGCGTTACATGACGGGACAGCCTGTTCTAGTCGGTACGGTTGCCGTTGAAACATCTGAATTGATTTCTAAGCTGCTTAAAAACAAAGGAATTCCGCATCAAGTGTTAAATGCCAAAAACCATGAACGTGAAGCGCAGATCATTGAAGAGGCCGGCCAAAAAGGCGCAGTTACGATTGCGACTAACATGGCGGGGCGCGGAACGGACATTAAGCTTGGCGAAGGTGTAAAAGAGCTTGGCGGGCTCGCTGTAGTCGGAACAGAACGACATGAATCACGCCGGATTGACAATCAGCTTCGAGGTCGTTCCGGACGTCAGGGAGACCCGGGGATTACTCAATTTTATCTTTCTATGGAAGATGAATTGATGCGCAGATTCGGAGCTGAGCGGACAATGGCGATGCTTGACCGCTTCGGCATGGACGACTCTACTCCAATCCAAAGCAAAATGGTATCTCGCGCGGTTGAATCGTCTCAAAAACGCGTCGAAGGCAATAACTTCGATTCGCGTAAACAGCTTCTGCAATATGATGATGTTCTCCGCCAGCAGCGTGAGGTCATTTATAAGCAGCGCTTTGAAGTCATTGACTCTGAAAACCTGCGTGAAATCGTTGAAAATATGATCAAGTCTTCTCTCGAACGCGCAATTGCAGCCTATACGCCAAGAGAAGAGCTTCCTGAGGAGTGGAAGCTTGACGGTCTAGTTGATCTTATCAACACAACTTATCTTGATGAAGGTGCACTTGAGAAGAGCGATATCTTCGGCAAAGAACCGGATGAAATGCTTGAGCTCATTATGGATCGCATCATCACAAAATATAATGAGAAGGAAGAGCAATTCGGCAAAGAGCAAATGCGCGAATTCGAAAAAGTTATCGTTCTTCGTGCCGTTGATTCTAAATGGATGGATCATATTGATGCGATGGATCAGCTCCGCCAAGGGATTCACCTTCGTGCTTACGCGCAGACGAACCCGCTTCGTGAGTATCAAATGGAAGGTTTTGCGATGTTTGAGCATATGATTGAATCAATTGAGGACGAAGTCGCAAAATTTGTGATGAAAGCTGAGATTGAAAACAATCTGGAGCGTGAAGAGGTTGTACAAGGTCAAACAACAGCTCATCAGCCGCAAGAAGGCGACGATAACAAAAAAGCAAAGAAAGCACCGGTTCGCAAAGTGGTTGATATCGGACGAAATGCCCCATGCCACTGCGGAAGCGGGAAAAAATATAAAAATTGCTGCGGCCGTACTGAATAG
- the hpf gene encoding ribosome-associated sigma 54 modulation protein; ribosome dimerisation factor (Evidence 1a: Function from experimental evidences in the studied strain; PubMedId: 11948165, 16324148, 17274076, 17277072, 19747895, 22720735, 22950019, 28468753; Product type f: factor), with protein MNYNIRGENIEVTPALKDHVERKIGKLERYFDHSVDADVNVNLKFYNDKESKVEVTIPMTDLALRSEVHNEDMYNAIDLATNKLERQIRKHKTKVNRKFREQGSPKYLLANGLGSDTDIAVQDDIEEEESLDIVRQKRFNLKPMDSEEAILQMNMLGHNFFVFTNAETNLTNVVYRRNDGKYGLIEPTE; from the coding sequence ATGAACTATAACATCAGAGGAGAAAATATTGAAGTGACACCCGCGTTAAAGGATCATGTCGAGAGGAAGATCGGCAAGCTGGAGCGCTATTTTGACCATAGCGTGGATGCTGATGTGAACGTCAACTTGAAGTTTTACAATGACAAGGAGTCTAAGGTTGAGGTTACGATTCCGATGACAGATCTGGCGCTTCGGTCCGAGGTGCATAACGAGGATATGTACAACGCAATTGATCTCGCAACAAACAAACTGGAACGTCAAATCCGTAAGCATAAAACGAAAGTAAACCGTAAATTCCGTGAGCAGGGCTCTCCAAAATATTTATTGGCAAACGGTCTTGGCTCTGATACAGATATTGCGGTTCAGGATGACATAGAAGAGGAGGAGAGCTTGGACATCGTCCGTCAGAAACGCTTTAATTTAAAGCCGATGGATAGTGAAGAAGCGATCTTGCAAATGAATATGCTCGGCCATAATTTCTTTGTTTTCACAAATGCGGAAACAAACCTTACAAATGTCGTGTACCGCAGAAATGACGGGAAATATGGCTTAATTGAACCGACTGAATAA
- the yvzG gene encoding hypothetical protein (Evidence 4: Unknown function but conserved in other organisms) → MKSIEDYTLLSAYYHLLFTIEEGLCYLIEAEENLSKTEGDRIYQDLIQAFFYLDSTHSTLLFIMDSRCAEICVKAFDQIFAEFDQLVSFSFPSHEFCEYLKEHFLIHYRKWMLSIHQCMEPFLIN, encoded by the coding sequence TTGAAGAGCATTGAAGATTATACGCTTTTATCAGCTTATTATCATCTTCTTTTTACCATCGAAGAGGGGTTGTGTTATTTGATAGAGGCTGAAGAGAATTTATCAAAAACAGAAGGGGATCGGATCTACCAAGATCTGATCCAAGCCTTTTTTTATTTGGATTCAACACATTCAACACTTCTCTTCATTATGGATTCGCGGTGTGCTGAAATTTGTGTGAAAGCATTTGACCAAATTTTTGCGGAGTTTGATCAATTGGTCTCTTTCTCTTTTCCCTCTCATGAGTTCTGTGAGTATTTAAAGGAACATTTTCTGATTCATTATAGAAAATGGATGCTGTCTATTCATCAATGTATGGAACCCTTTTTAATCAATTAG
- the fliT gene encoding flagellar assembly protein FliT involved in control of flagella expression (Evidence 2a: Function from experimental evidences in other organisms; PubMedId: 12354229, 16952964; Product type s: structure) — MNNIDQLYTETKSMLSHIQNTPESDELLKQIEDFVATRSELIQEISLPLSEEERKQMKLILTWDQLIVKEMERLKQSIATELQQMKRKRVMHTTYLNPYNNITIDGTYYDKRK, encoded by the coding sequence ATGAATAATATAGATCAACTATACACTGAGACGAAGAGTATGCTGTCACACATACAAAATACGCCGGAAAGCGATGAACTTTTAAAGCAAATTGAAGACTTTGTGGCTACACGGTCTGAACTGATTCAGGAGATATCTCTGCCGCTTTCAGAAGAAGAGCGAAAGCAGATGAAACTTATTTTGACATGGGATCAGCTGATTGTGAAGGAAATGGAAAGACTGAAGCAGTCAATCGCAACAGAACTTCAGCAGATGAAAAGAAAACGTGTGATGCATACGACGTATTTAAACCCTTATAACAACATTACGATTGACGGCACATATTATGACAAGCGTAAATAG
- the fliS gene encoding flagellar assembly protein FliS (Evidence 2a: Function from experimental evidences in other organisms; PubMedId: 12354229, 16806204, 16936039, 20534509, 23144244, 23874669; Product type s : structure), with protein MAIQNPYTAYQQNSVNTATPGELTLMLYNGCLKFIRLAAQAIENDDMERKNENLIKAQNIIQELNFTLNRNIELSASMGAMYDYMYRRLVQANIKNDTGMLAEVEGYVTDFRDAWKQAIQSERKDRHGSGGIA; from the coding sequence ATGGCGATCCAAAATCCATATACAGCCTATCAGCAAAATTCAGTGAATACGGCTACACCCGGGGAGCTGACGCTTATGCTGTATAATGGCTGTTTGAAATTTATAAGACTTGCCGCTCAGGCCATTGAGAATGATGATATGGAACGTAAAAATGAAAATCTGATTAAAGCGCAAAATATTATTCAGGAATTAAATTTTACACTTAACCGTAACATAGAGCTTTCCGCTTCTATGGGTGCGATGTACGATTATATGTATCGCAGATTGGTACAGGCAAATATCAAAAATGATACGGGCATGCTGGCTGAGGTTGAAGGTTATGTAACAGATTTTCGCGATGCTTGGAAACAAGCCATTCAAAGTGAGCGGAAGGACCGGCACGGATCAGGCGGGATCGCATGA
- the fliD gene encoding flagellar hook-associated capping protein 2 (HAP2) (Evidence 2a: Function from experimental evidences in other organisms; PubMedId: 9648743, 12354229, 24296669, 25355936; Product type s: structure), with the protein MVTRITGLASGMDIDDIVSKLMQTERAPLDKLTQKKQTLEWQRDSYREVNSKIKELQDYMSKNTLTYPSTYQSKTVTSSNESVLTATGSVSAPNSSSTVEVASLATAATYKANNYTGYTQGDYNLAFNVVAPGETTAKTVNISVTSADTIDNVISKLNSSDLGVSAFKDKIWNGTEYVETIAFSSKATGAGGSIQAADSATADFMSGQLGFSLDADNKLTAYKEGTNAKVTINGFEMEKLTNNFTVNGVTYSIKNTTAATGPVTTSVSTDVDGIYNQIKEFVDKYNELVDSLNEKLKEEKYRDYTPLTSEQKEAMSDKEVELWEEKAKSGLLRNDSSISTGTNQMRTDFYTQVNADGKTYQLTEFGITTSSAYQLRGHLEINEEKLKAKIAEDPQGVANLFTSGTNDSNYSDKGIMKRITNTLRSTVKSIEAKAGNSTMGASSYSIGKNLNSISTEITDMQDRLNTIENRYYSKFSAMDSAIQKMNEQASYLSQLLVQ; encoded by the coding sequence ATGGTCACAAGAATAACAGGTCTGGCGTCAGGAATGGATATAGATGATATCGTATCAAAGCTGATGCAGACAGAAAGAGCGCCGCTTGATAAGCTGACACAAAAAAAGCAGACTCTTGAATGGCAGCGTGACAGCTATCGTGAAGTAAACTCAAAAATAAAAGAATTGCAAGATTATATGTCTAAAAATACGTTGACATATCCGAGCACGTATCAGAGCAAAACTGTGACAAGCTCTAATGAGTCTGTGTTAACTGCTACAGGAAGCGTAAGTGCGCCAAATTCTTCGTCTACTGTTGAAGTGGCGAGCTTGGCAACTGCAGCAACGTATAAGGCAAACAATTATACGGGATACACACAAGGCGATTACAATTTGGCATTTAACGTTGTTGCGCCTGGCGAAACAACAGCAAAAACAGTGAACATTAGTGTGACGAGTGCCGATACGATTGATAATGTGATTTCTAAACTTAACAGCTCAGATCTAGGAGTATCAGCATTTAAAGATAAAATTTGGAATGGTACAGAGTACGTAGAAACGATTGCGTTTTCTTCTAAAGCAACAGGTGCAGGAGGAAGCATACAGGCAGCAGACTCTGCTACAGCTGACTTTATGTCCGGTCAGCTTGGTTTTTCTTTGGATGCTGATAATAAGCTTACTGCTTACAAAGAAGGCACAAATGCCAAAGTCACAATCAACGGCTTTGAAATGGAGAAGCTGACAAACAATTTCACGGTGAATGGTGTTACTTATTCGATTAAAAATACAACTGCAGCCACAGGCCCTGTTACCACATCTGTTTCTACTGATGTTGATGGGATTTATAACCAAATCAAAGAGTTTGTAGATAAATACAATGAACTGGTTGACAGCCTGAATGAAAAGCTGAAAGAAGAAAAATACCGAGACTATACGCCACTCACGAGTGAACAAAAAGAAGCCATGTCCGATAAAGAGGTAGAGCTCTGGGAGGAGAAGGCGAAAAGCGGATTGCTGAGAAACGATTCAAGCATCAGCACTGGCACGAACCAAATGCGGACTGACTTTTATACTCAAGTGAATGCGGATGGGAAAACCTATCAATTAACTGAATTTGGCATCACAACTTCAAGTGCTTACCAACTGCGAGGGCACTTAGAGATTAACGAAGAGAAATTGAAAGCAAAAATAGCAGAAGATCCTCAAGGAGTTGCTAATCTTTTTACAAGTGGAACAAATGATAGTAACTATAGCGATAAAGGTATTATGAAGCGGATTACTAATACACTTAGAAGTACTGTGAAAAGTATTGAAGCTAAAGCTGGGAACTCGACAATGGGAGCTAGTAGCTATTCCATTGGAAAAAATTTAAACTCGATAAGTACTGAAATAACTGATATGCAGGACAGATTGAATACCATAGAAAACCGCTATTATTCAAAATTCAGTGCAATGGATTCTGCGATTCAAAAAATGAACGAACAAGCGTCCTATTTATCACAGCTTCTTGTACAATAA
- the yvyC gene encoding putative flagellar protein of unknown function (Evidence 3: Putative function from multiple computational evidences; PubMedId: 12354229, 19455708; Product type s: structure), whose translation MNIERLTTLQPVWDRYDTQIHNQKDNDNEVPVHQVSYTNLAEMVGEMNKLLEPSQVHLKFELHDKLNEYYVKVIEDSTNEVIREIPPKRWLDFYAAMTEFLGLFVDEKK comes from the coding sequence TTGAACATTGAAAGGCTCACTACGTTACAACCTGTTTGGGATCGTTATGATACTCAAATACATAATCAGAAAGATAATGATAACGAGGTTCCTGTTCATCAAGTTTCATATACCAATCTTGCTGAAATGGTGGGGGAAATGAACAAGCTTTTGGAACCTTCGCAAGTTCATCTGAAGTTCGAGCTTCATGACAAGTTAAATGAATACTATGTAAAGGTAATAGAGGACTCTACAAATGAAGTGATCCGCGAAATTCCACCAAAACGGTGGCTTGATTTTTATGCGGCTATGACTGAATTTCTTGGGTTATTTGTAGATGAAAAAAAGTAG
- the hag gene encoding flagellin protein (Evidence 1a: Function from experimental evidences in the studied strain; PubMedId: 8045886, 9648743, 12730172, 14762011, 15342569, 22720735, 25355936, 28800172, 29124898; Product type s: structure) encodes MRINHNIAALNTLNRLSSNNSASQKNMEKLSSGLRINRAGDDAAGLAISEKMRGQIRGLEMASKNSQDGISLIQTAEGALTETHAILQRVRELVVQAGNTGTQDKATDLQSIQDEISALTDEIDGISNRTEFNGKKLLDGTYKVDTATPANQKNLVFQIGANATQQISVNIEDMGADALGIKEADGSIAALHSVNDLDVTKFADNAADTADIGFDAQLKVVDEAINQVSSQRAKLGAVQNRLEHTINNLSASGENLTAAESRIRDVDMAKEMSEFTKNNILSQASQAMLAQANQQPQNVLQLLR; translated from the coding sequence ATGAGAATTAACCACAATATTGCAGCGCTTAACACACTGAACCGTTTGTCTTCAAACAACAGTGCGAGCCAAAAGAACATGGAGAAACTTTCTTCAGGTCTTCGCATCAACCGTGCGGGAGATGACGCAGCAGGTCTTGCGATCTCTGAAAAAATGAGAGGACAAATCAGAGGTCTTGAAATGGCTTCTAAAAACTCTCAAGACGGAATCTCTCTTATCCAAACAGCTGAGGGTGCATTAACTGAAACTCATGCGATCCTTCAACGTGTTCGTGAGCTAGTTGTTCAAGCTGGAAACACTGGAACTCAGGACAAAGCAACTGATTTGCAATCTATTCAAGATGAAATTTCAGCTTTAACAGATGAAATCGATGGTATTTCAAATCGTACAGAATTCAATGGTAAGAAATTGCTCGATGGCACTTACAAAGTTGACACAGCTACTCCTGCAAATCAAAAGAACTTGGTATTCCAAATCGGAGCAAATGCTACACAGCAAATCTCTGTAAATATTGAGGATATGGGTGCTGACGCTCTTGGAATTAAAGAAGCTGATGGTTCAATTGCAGCTCTTCATTCAGTTAATGATCTTGACGTAACAAAATTCGCAGATAATGCAGCAGATACTGCTGATATCGGTTTCGATGCTCAATTGAAAGTTGTTGATGAAGCGATCAACCAAGTTTCTTCTCAACGTGCTAAGCTTGGTGCGGTACAAAATCGTCTAGAGCACACAATTAACAACTTAAGCGCTTCTGGTGAAAACTTGACAGCTGCTGAGTCTCGTATCCGTGACGTTGACATGGCTAAAGAGATGAGCGAATTCACAAAGAACAACATTCTTTCTCAGGCTTCTCAAGCTATGCTTGCTCAAGCAAACCAACAGCCGCAAAACGTACTTCAATTATTACGTTAA
- the csrA gene encoding carbon storage regulator (Evidence 1a: Function from experimental evidences in the studied strain; PubMedId: 8982093, 17555441, 21895793, 23144244, 27516547; Product type r: regulator), which translates to MLVLSRKINEAIQIGADIEVKVIAVEGDQVKLGIDAPKHIDIHRKEIYLTIQEENNRAAALSSDVISALSSQKK; encoded by the coding sequence ATGCTAGTTTTATCGCGGAAAATAAACGAAGCGATTCAAATAGGTGCTGATATTGAAGTAAAAGTGATTGCGGTTGAAGGGGATCAAGTGAAGCTTGGAATTGACGCCCCAAAGCATATTGATATTCACAGGAAAGAAATTTACTTGACCATTCAGGAAGAAAATAACCGTGCAGCAGCGTTATCCAGCGATGTGATCTCCGCATTATCCTCACAAAAAAAGTGA